A stretch of DNA from Staphylococcus equorum:
ACGTTAATCTTCTTCTGATGAATTCGAGTTACTATTTTGTGTTGATCTTTCTTGTGTGTCAGCTTGACTACTTCTTTCTTCTGTTGAAGGTTCAGGTGTTTGCTCTTCAGTTGAAGGTTCTGAAGTTTTTTCTTCTGTAGATGGCTCAGGTGTTTTTTCCTCTGTTGTACGCTCTTCAGTCGTGCGTTCTTCTGTAGTGCGTTCTTCAGTCGTGCGTTCTTCTGTACTACGTTCCTCTGTAGTTTGCTCTTCGGTAGAGCGTTCTTCAGTTGTTTCTTCTTTTGTTTTCTCAGGAGAGTCTTTTTCTTCTTCTGTTGTACGTTCGGCTGTTGCAGGTTGTTTTGTTTGTTGTTGAGTTTGTTGTGTCTGCTGTGTTTGTTGCGTAGTTGGAGCTTGCTGAGTTTGTTGTTGGGTTTGTTGCGTTTCTTGTGACTCTTCTGTTGATTTCTCTTTTTTCTTATCTTTTTCTTCTTTAGTCTTTTCTTTTTTCTTATCTTTTTCTTCTTGCTTTTGATCAGCTAAACGTTCGTCGGCTTGTTTCGAATGATCTACAAAGGCAAAAATGGCAAAAACTAATCCACCTACTAATAACAAGACAATAATCGCACTCACAATTTTTGCAAAACTGCTCATTTTCTTGTTATTTTGATTATGCTTTGGCATAAGCTCCCCTCACTTCAATTTATATCATAACTTTTATATTTATTCTAAATGTACTTTCATTAACAAATGTATATTTTACACTATTTTTTATACTAATCAAACCGATTAACTATTTTTTAATATGGCTGTTATCTTGATGTCATATCTGTTGTAAAATACAACTATGCTTTAACATTTTATGATTCAGTATAATATTAATCTAAATCAAACTATATTTTCAATACTTTTATTTAATTTCAATTGTTACTTTACATGTTTCACTATTATCATAACAGGATGTGAGCTAAATATGAATAAACATGATTTATTAAATGATTTTGAGCAGCAGGGTCACCCTAACAAAAAAGGCCTTCGTCAAATGATGGTTGAAAATGACAACTATGAACCAAAGCCTACTTCCAAGAAACGTAATCTTTTCTTTAGTTTTATTATTTTCCTTCTATTAGTTATTTTCAGTCTAATATTTCTTTTCATCTAATAGTAAAGCATTAAAAAATTTATTAAGGATACGTTTATATAAGCAATTTATAAATAAAAAGATAGTTATAAATCTTTAATTACGTTAGCATATAAATATAGGCCTATACGATAATCGCATAGGCCACTACTAAAGGGAGTCAAAATTTTACCTTCGTTAGTATATTATGGGGTATACTCGAAATAATTAAGAGATGATTAATTAATATCGAAGGTACCCTTATTATAACGGTATCCAATATTATTTTAAATACTTCTTAAGATGACTAAATGACATATTCTTGAACAATTTTCGAAAGAATTATGTCAGAAAAATTTAGCTTGAGTCGTTTTTTAATCATTACAGTCTAAAGCATTACTATTTTATGAGGTGATATAATGAAACACTATTTAATAACAGGTGGCACAGGTATGGTTGGTACCCAACTCGTTGAAGCTATCAAGCAAAGTGACGCGCATATAACAATTCTTACTAGACAAGACAAATCAACTTCACATCCAAAAATAACATACGTTAATTGGTCTAAAACGAATTGGGAATCTCAAATTCCTGATATTGACATCGTTATTAATCTTGCAGGTGCAAGCTTAATGAAACGTTGGACAAAAGAACATAAACAAGCAATTATGTTGAGCCGCTTACAGTCTACGCAAGCATTATTCGACTTGTTTAAAAACCGCAAACAAAAACCTTCAGTATTCTTTAATGCGAGTGCAGTTGGTTATTACAAGCCAGATTACGATCGAACTTATACAGAATTATATAAATCGCTCCCATTTGATTTCTTATCAGAAGTAGTTTACCAATGGGAACGTCGCGCACGTCAGTTTGAATCATTAGGCACACGTGTTGTGATTGGTAGATTTGGCATGATCCTAGCAGAAGATGGAGGTGCCTTACCTTTGATGAAACTACCATATGAATTTTACCTTGGTGGTAAACTCGGTTCAGGTAGACAATGGTATTCTTGGATTCATTTAGATGATTTAACAAGAGCCATACTCTATACAATTAACAACGGAAATGCACATGGCGTTTTCAACTTTACAGCGCCTATTGTTGAACATCAAAATTTATTTGGCTATACATTGGCACGCGTCACACATCGTCCCCATTTCACTTGGGTACCTGCATTAGCCTTAAGATTAGCTTTAGGCCAAATGTCTACAGTTGTATTGGACACACAAAAAGTAATACCAAATAAATTACAGGCTATAGACTTTAAATTTAAATATCCAGATTTAAAAATAGCTTTAGAAGATTTAGTAGAATAATAATTAAAAAAGACAAGCCACATGATGTGGCTTGTCTTTTTTAATTAAGCTTTTATATTAATTTTAGCGTTATGCTTCAGGAACCATAACTTGGTCAACTAGACCGTATTCTTTAGCTTCTTCAGCTGATAAGAAATTATCACGATCTGTATCTTTTTCAATTTTTTCAATTGACTGACCAGTACGCTCTGCTAAAATTTGGTTTAATTTGGCACGTGTCTTAAGAATATGATTCGCAGCAATTTCAATTTCTGTTGCTTGACCTTGCGCACCACCAAGTGGTTGGTGAATCATTACTTCAGCATTTGGTAAAGCAAAACGTTTACCTTTTGCTCCTGCTGCAAGTAGGAATGAACCCATTGAGGCAGCCATACCAATACAGATTGTTTGTACATCTGGTTTAATGTGTTGAATTGTATCATAAATTGCAAATCCAGCCGTCACACTTCCGCCTGGCGAATTGATATAAAGATAGATATCTTTTTCAGAATCTTGTGCTTGTAGGAATAATAATTGTGAAACAATAGAGTTCGCTACATTATCATCGATTTGTGAACCTAACATAATAATACGGTCTTTTAATAAACGTGAGTAAATGTCATATGCACGTTCCCCACGGTTTGTTGTTTCAATTACTGTAGGTATTAAATTCATTAATATTGCCTCCTCATTTCTAATTGATAAATTTATTTTAACTCAAAAGTCAAATATGGTCAAAAATTAAAGCTCGAAATTTCACGAAACTTACATTATTCTTATTGACCGTTACTTCTAAGATTTGTACACTTGTATTAGCGTGTTTTTTAACCCCCTCGTAGTGTAATGGATAACACGTAAGATTCCGGTTCTTAAAATGGGGGTTCGATTCCCTTCGAGGGGACTTGAATAAGATTTTCTAAACATCACCCGATACCATAGGTTATATATCTATGGTATCGGGTTTTATTTTTTATTTAAAAACACTCAACTCATTAACCACTTTTACCATATACCCTTTTTCAATATATCTAGTAATCTATGTAGTCTATAATATGCTAAAAATCTATGCAAGACAATTGTTTCTCTTTTTTAAATCAATACTTTTATAAATTTATTTTACATTTATAAAAGTACTACCTAAAACATCTCTCACATCATGGATTACTAAAAAGGCGTTTTCATCTTCTTCGTTAACAAGCTTTTTCACTCTCGTCACTTGAGACTGTGGCACTACCACGTATAGCATATGCGTCTCACTCTTAGCATAGCCGCCCTTACCAGTTAATATCGTAGAGCCTCTTCCTGTAAAAGCATTAATTTTATCGCTAATTGTTTCACTTTTACTTGATATAATCGTAACTGCTTTTTTAGGATTAAATCCTTCTATGATAAACGATGTCGCTCTTTCGGTTACAAATAGCATAATGATTGTAAATAACACATTTTGTAAAGGAAGTACCATCAAAAAGGATAGAACGACGAGTGCATCCAACACAAAGATGCCTTGCGATGTTTTAATTTCTGAGTATTTATTAATTATCTTAGCTATAACTGATGTGCCTCCAAGTGTACTACCTGTCGCAATAACTAAACCTCCACCAATACCGATAATAGCCCCACCAAACACAGCATTAATCACGAAATTATCCACACCAAGATTTATATTTTCAGTTAAATGTAAGAACAGTGAAAGTGACGTATTTGCTATAACTGTATAGACTGCAGTTGTTTTACTCAAAAATTTCCAACCAATTAATACAACGAGTGTATTGATAATTAATGATGTCCAAGCCGGCGACAATCCAAATGAATATAATAATGCTAAAGATATACCGACAGTGCCCCCGTCTCCTAAGTTAGATCCAAGTAAAAAACAATTGACACCTATTGCGTTAATAAACGTACCTATTATACAAAGAATAATATTTTTAGAATGCTTATTAAACAGTTTTGACATTAACTCACTCCTTCGACTCCAACAACAATAGGATTTAAGCATAATTCTATTGCTATTACGCATCACAAATTGTATTAATTATATAAAAAAACACCTCTTTATAGAGGCGTTAATAATCAAAATTAAATTATACAATTATTTTATAATAATACTAGCACAACTAATTCACGTATGACTAGATTTATTTTTAATAATGCCACTAATATTTCTCGAAGGTAGAATTGAAGAGTCCAAGGTAAAATATAAAACTGTAAAGTATATTATTTCAGTTCAATTGGTTCGCCAGTTCTCAATTTATCCGCCATTTCATTCAACTTTCTTAATCGATGATTCACACCAGATTTAGATATATTGCCAGAAGTCATCATTTCTCCTAATTCTTTAAGAGACACTTCTTGGTGCTCTACCCTGAGTTTTGCAATTTCACGTAATCTTTCAGGTAAATTATCCAGACCAATTTCTTGGTCAATTAAACGAATACTTTCTACATGTTTCATAGCAGCGCTTACTGTTTTATTCAAATTAGCAGTTTCACAATTCACCAATCTGTTAACAGAGTTTCTCATATCACGTACGATACGAACATCCTCAAATTTCAAAAGTGCTTGATATCCCCCGATTAAACTTAAGAAATCAGAAATTTTTTCCGCTTCTTTTAAATAGGCAATACTACCTTTTTTTCGTTCGAGGTGCTTGGCATTCAATTCATATTTATTCATTAACTGCGTTATACCTTCAGAATGATCTTCATATAATGAAAATATTTCTAAATGATAAGATGACGTTTCTGGATTGTTTACAGAGCCACCAGCAAGAAAAGCACCACGTAAATAACTTCTTCTCATTTCATCATCATGAATCAATGCTTCATCAATTTCGTGCGTGAAGACACCACTTTTTAAAATACCTAATTCATCCAATATTTCTCTGGCACGTACTTTAATACGACAGATATAAATATTGTTCTTTTTTAATTTCATTTTCTTTCTCACAAGTAGTTCCACTTCAACATTAAATACTTTTTTAATTAACGAATATATACGTCTTGCCGTAGTAGCATTTTCGGTTTGTACGTTAATAACAAATTGTTGGTTGGAAAGACTGAGTGCACCATTCATACGAATAAGCGCACTGAGCTCTGCTTTTGCATTCTCTTCATCTACTTCTATTCTAGTCAGTTCATTTTTCATCTCGGATGCAAAGCTCATAGATTAATCAGTCCCTTCTTTAACTAAATGAAATCACTTAGTTATTATTTATCATTTTCTTTCTCACGCGTAAATTCAATCGTGTCAGTTTCCCTCATAGCTATTTCATAAATCATTTTAGATAATACTTCAGTATTATGACGCACGTAGTATTCTTCAGAAACCTCTACTAAATTAGGATGTGTAAATACTTTAATATTTTGTTCTTCCATATGATCCATATTACATTTCACTGGTGATGCTCCATCTTCCCTATAGCGCTTTAACACATCTTCAGTAAATGATTGGGTGCTACAGATAGAATAATTGATAAAGTTCTGACCAACATGATCATGTATTGCGTTCACATGATCGATTGCAGTGTAACTATTTGTTTCACCTGGTTGTGTCATAACATTTGAAACATATAATTTAGGAACATCTCCACCTAGCAGTGCATTAGAAATACCCTTCACGCATAGATTAGAAATCACACTCGTATAAAGTGAGCCAGGGCCTAATACGATTAAATCTGCCTCTTCTATTGCTTCAACTGCTTCTTCCATTGGCTCAACATCTTCTGGTTCTAAAAATACACGTTTAATCTTTTTATTCTTTTTTGGAATATTAGATTCGCCATATACAATTTCTCCATCTTCCATCACCGCATTTAAACGTACACTCG
This window harbors:
- a CDS encoding TIGR01777 family oxidoreductase produces the protein MKHYLITGGTGMVGTQLVEAIKQSDAHITILTRQDKSTSHPKITYVNWSKTNWESQIPDIDIVINLAGASLMKRWTKEHKQAIMLSRLQSTQALFDLFKNRKQKPSVFFNASAVGYYKPDYDRTYTELYKSLPFDFLSEVVYQWERRARQFESLGTRVVIGRFGMILAEDGGALPLMKLPYEFYLGGKLGSGRQWYSWIHLDDLTRAILYTINNGNAHGVFNFTAPIVEHQNLFGYTLARVTHRPHFTWVPALALRLALGQMSTVVLDTQKVIPNKLQAIDFKFKYPDLKIALEDLVE
- the whiA gene encoding DNA-binding protein WhiA yields the protein MSFASEMKNELTRIEVDEENAKAELSALIRMNGALSLSNQQFVINVQTENATTARRIYSLIKKVFNVEVELLVRKKMKLKKNNIYICRIKVRAREILDELGILKSGVFTHEIDEALIHDDEMRRSYLRGAFLAGGSVNNPETSSYHLEIFSLYEDHSEGITQLMNKYELNAKHLERKKGSIAYLKEAEKISDFLSLIGGYQALLKFEDVRIVRDMRNSVNRLVNCETANLNKTVSAAMKHVESIRLIDQEIGLDNLPERLREIAKLRVEHQEVSLKELGEMMTSGNISKSGVNHRLRKLNEMADKLRTGEPIELK
- a CDS encoding YitT family protein; protein product: MSKLFNKHSKNIILCIIGTFINAIGVNCFLLGSNLGDGGTVGISLALLYSFGLSPAWTSLIINTLVVLIGWKFLSKTTAVYTVIANTSLSLFLHLTENINLGVDNFVINAVFGGAIIGIGGGLVIATGSTLGGTSVIAKIINKYSEIKTSQGIFVLDALVVLSFLMVLPLQNVLFTIIMLFVTERATSFIIEGFNPKKAVTIISSKSETISDKINAFTGRGSTILTGKGGYAKSETHMLYVVVPQSQVTRVKKLVNEEDENAFLVIHDVRDVLGSTFINVK
- a CDS encoding gluconeogenesis factor YvcK family protein, yielding MKRIKLVLIGGGTGLSVLARGLKGYPIDITTIVTVADDGGSTGKIRSEMDIPAPGDIRNVISALSETESTIEQLFQYRFKENQVEGHSLGNLLIAALTNINNDFGHAVKELSQILNIRGRVIPSTNTSVRLNAVMEDGEIVYGESNIPKKNKKIKRVFLEPEDVEPMEEAVEAIEEADLIVLGPGSLYTSVISNLCVKGISNALLGGDVPKLYVSNVMTQPGETNSYTAIDHVNAIHDHVGQNFINYSICSTQSFTEDVLKRYREDGASPVKCNMDHMEEQNIKVFTHPNLVEVSEEYYVRHNTEVLSKMIYEIAMRETDTIEFTREKENDK
- the clpP gene encoding ATP-dependent Clp endopeptidase proteolytic subunit ClpP, with translation MNLIPTVIETTNRGERAYDIYSRLLKDRIIMLGSQIDDNVANSIVSQLLFLQAQDSEKDIYLYINSPGGSVTAGFAIYDTIQHIKPDVQTICIGMAASMGSFLLAAGAKGKRFALPNAEVMIHQPLGGAQGQATEIEIAANHILKTRAKLNQILAERTGQSIEKIEKDTDRDNFLSAEEAKEYGLVDQVMVPEA
- a CDS encoding DUF4887 domain-containing protein, with the translated sequence MPKHNQNNKKMSSFAKIVSAIIVLLLVGGLVFAIFAFVDHSKQADERLADQKQEEKDKKKEKTKEEKDKKKEKSTEESQETQQTQQQTQQAPTTQQTQQTQQTQQQTKQPATAERTTEEEKDSPEKTKEETTEERSTEEQTTEERSTEERTTEERTTEERTTEERTTEEKTPEPSTEEKTSEPSTEEQTPEPSTEERSSQADTQERSTQNSNSNSSEED